A stretch of the Actinoalloteichus fjordicus genome encodes the following:
- a CDS encoding acetyl/propionyl/methylcrotonyl-CoA carboxylase subunit alpha, with product MPDPVAEKVEKASEQVRAQPLRKVLVANRGEIAVRVVRACRDAGLGSVAVYADSDRDAPFVRLADEAFALGGSTAAESYLDIGKIVDAARRSGADAVHPGYGFLSENADFAQAVLDAGLIWIGPGPQAIRDLGDKVTARHIAMRAGAPLVPGTKEPVSGPEEILAFTAEHGLPVAIKAAFGGGGRGLKVARTVEEVPELFDSAVREAQSAFGRGECFVERYLDRPRHVEAQVLADQHGTVIVVGTRDCSLQRRHQKLVEEAPAPFLTDEQRKTIHEAARAICLEAGYHGAGTVEFLVGTDGTISFLEVNTRLQVEHPVSEETSGIDLVIEQFRIAAGERLTYDGDPAPRGHSIEFRINGEDAGRDFLPAPGAVTRFVAPAGPGVRVDAGVESGSVVGGQFDSLLAKLIVTGSTREQALRRARRALDEFVVEGMATVLPFHRAVVADPAFTAADGFAVHTRWIETEFDNTIPPFAGPAETDAEAPAERQTMVVEVGGRRLEVTLPAGIAGAAPAQTKTAPRRRGRGSTKAAVSGDAVTAPMQGTVVKLAVTDGSVVAAGDLLVVLEAMKMENPVVAHKAGTVSGLSATTGATVGQGSVLCEIKD from the coding sequence GGCCTCCGAGCAGGTCCGCGCCCAGCCGTTGCGCAAGGTACTCGTCGCCAACCGGGGCGAGATCGCCGTCCGAGTCGTGCGAGCCTGCCGGGATGCAGGCCTCGGCAGCGTGGCGGTCTACGCCGACTCGGATCGGGATGCACCGTTCGTCCGGCTCGCCGACGAGGCGTTCGCACTGGGCGGCAGCACCGCCGCGGAGAGCTATCTGGACATCGGCAAGATCGTCGACGCCGCCCGGCGCAGCGGCGCCGACGCCGTGCACCCCGGTTACGGGTTCCTCTCCGAGAACGCCGACTTCGCCCAGGCCGTCCTCGACGCAGGTCTGATCTGGATCGGTCCCGGCCCGCAGGCCATCCGTGACCTCGGCGACAAGGTCACCGCACGCCACATCGCGATGCGGGCGGGCGCCCCGCTGGTGCCGGGCACCAAAGAGCCGGTGTCCGGACCGGAGGAGATCCTCGCCTTCACGGCGGAGCACGGCCTGCCGGTGGCGATCAAGGCGGCCTTCGGCGGCGGCGGACGCGGGCTGAAGGTGGCCCGCACCGTCGAGGAGGTCCCGGAGCTGTTCGACAGCGCGGTGCGCGAGGCACAGAGTGCGTTCGGGCGCGGCGAGTGCTTCGTCGAGCGTTACCTGGACCGACCTCGCCACGTCGAGGCGCAGGTGCTGGCCGACCAGCACGGCACGGTGATCGTCGTCGGCACCCGCGACTGCTCATTGCAGCGCAGGCATCAGAAGCTCGTCGAGGAGGCACCGGCGCCGTTCCTCACCGACGAGCAGCGCAAGACCATCCACGAGGCCGCCCGCGCCATCTGTCTCGAAGCCGGCTACCACGGTGCAGGCACCGTGGAGTTCCTCGTCGGGACGGACGGGACGATCTCGTTCCTCGAGGTCAACACCCGCCTTCAGGTAGAGCACCCGGTCAGCGAGGAGACCTCCGGGATCGACCTGGTGATCGAGCAGTTCCGCATCGCGGCAGGCGAGCGACTGACCTACGACGGCGACCCGGCCCCACGCGGCCACTCCATCGAGTTCCGCATCAACGGGGAGGACGCGGGCCGGGACTTCCTACCCGCCCCCGGTGCCGTCACCCGGTTCGTCGCCCCGGCGGGCCCCGGCGTCCGCGTCGACGCAGGTGTGGAAAGCGGCAGCGTCGTCGGCGGTCAGTTCGACTCGCTGCTGGCGAAGCTGATCGTCACCGGCAGCACCCGTGAGCAGGCGCTGCGCCGGGCGAGGCGGGCGCTGGACGAGTTCGTCGTCGAGGGCATGGCCACCGTGCTGCCCTTCCATCGCGCGGTGGTGGCCGATCCGGCGTTCACCGCCGCAGACGGCTTCGCCGTGCACACCCGGTGGATCGAGACGGAGTTCGACAACACGATCCCGCCGTTCGCAGGCCCGGCCGAGACCGATGCCGAGGCACCGGCGGAACGACAGACGATGGTGGTCGAGGTCGGCGGTCGCAGGCTGGAGGTGACACTGCCCGCCGGTATCGCGGGCGCGGCACCGGCGCAGACGAAGACCGCACCCCGCCGGAGGGGACGCGGCAGCACGAAGGCCGCGGTCTCCGGCGACGCCGTGACCGCACCCATGCAGGGCACCGTCGTCAAGCTCGCCGTGACGGACGGGTCGGTCGTCGCCGCCGGTGATCTGCTCGTCGTGCTGGAGGCCATGAAGATGGAGAACCCGGTCGTCGCGCACAAGGCGGGCACGGTGAGCGGACTGTCCGCGACGACCGGGGCCACCGTCGGACAGGGCAGCGTGTTGTGTGAGATCAAGGACTGA
- a CDS encoding DUF1707 SHOCT-like domain-containing protein: MEDFFSPEVRIGDAEREEAVEVLGRHLADGRLDITEYGDRCARASTARVRSDIAAVFADLPQPRPAFLNPRPPTPPPAPRPVPQASARPQRHPLDRALMTVVWLVAALLAVFTRNLFILALPLAVTAVLRWR, from the coding sequence GTGGAGGACTTCTTCTCGCCCGAGGTGCGGATCGGCGATGCCGAACGCGAGGAGGCGGTCGAGGTCCTTGGCAGGCACCTCGCCGACGGCAGGCTCGACATCACCGAGTACGGCGATCGCTGCGCCCGCGCCTCGACGGCCAGAGTCCGGAGCGACATCGCGGCGGTCTTCGCGGATCTGCCCCAGCCGCGCCCCGCATTCCTGAATCCTCGCCCTCCCACGCCGCCGCCCGCCCCTCGGCCAGTACCGCAGGCGTCCGCGCGTCCGCAGCGGCATCCGCTGGACAGAGCATTGATGACCGTGGTCTGGCTGGTGGCAGCGCTGCTCGCGGTGTTCACCAGGAATCTGTTCATCCTCGCGCTGCCGCTCGCCGTGACCGCGGTCCTGCGATGGCGCTGA
- a CDS encoding DUF3558 domain-containing protein gives MTEHRPAFAARCAVGLIIVLIAAACTDSGGGRAAHTNPPHLSAPLPSTPSASPPPRPQEISLVDVDPCTLLTEAQRSQLGFDRPPQPGVEDGFGDAATCSLRNSQGRIGARIALVTVEGVGVWTDDTAQVDVEHVEVADFPALVVRTPMIDTVCNVEVDVAEGQFLDVLYRDDGAQPPTPLDQLCAGAQRIAEVTITSLTAAR, from the coding sequence ATGACCGAGCATCGTCCTGCCTTCGCGGCCCGATGTGCCGTCGGGCTGATCATCGTGCTCATCGCCGCGGCCTGCACCGACAGCGGCGGCGGACGCGCGGCCCACACGAATCCGCCGCACCTGTCGGCGCCGCTGCCCAGTACCCCGTCGGCATCGCCACCGCCGCGTCCGCAGGAGATCAGTCTCGTCGACGTCGATCCCTGCACGCTCCTGACCGAGGCGCAGCGCAGCCAGCTCGGTTTCGACCGCCCGCCGCAGCCGGGGGTCGAAGACGGATTCGGTGATGCCGCCACCTGCAGCCTCCGCAACAGTCAGGGCCGCATCGGCGCTCGGATCGCGCTGGTCACCGTGGAGGGCGTGGGCGTGTGGACCGACGACACGGCGCAGGTCGACGTCGAGCACGTGGAGGTGGCGGATTTCCCCGCCCTGGTGGTGCGCACCCCGATGATCGACACGGTATGCAACGTCGAGGTGGACGTTGCCGAAGGACAGTTCCTCGACGTCCTCTATCGGGACGACGGAGCGCAGCCGCCGACGCCGCTGGACCAGTTGTGCGCAGGTGCACAACGCATCGCAGAGGTGACGATTACGTCGCTGACGGCCGCCAGATGA
- a CDS encoding PPE domain-containing protein, which produces MSGRHRWNGYTHQELYEKINVGPGPSASEASADRWLAVARALTVISADVQRAIAKSGPRWTGAAADGTRAGLQPLGQWAIEARGSAETMRAAAERQAENISKARADMPAPVAAPTGQPTEASGLSALFSGQIDFEIREALSEAAEERAFEVMTNYEISTAGITGSLTPFTRPPDVVIAPQEIVRGDGAYIPSARSGTSTPTGRGTPATRRAPTSTRAPGGRAPASRTPASGAGSERRAVTRNGPVTAPRSGHVGAPAQHGAAPQGTPSGAGSASPQQSAPRAALVSPTSVSLGGPTASIAPSAVVPTGWQAGAGVAVIPQARVDDEPPSPNGHPVVEAQHRYLESTGDMFGESFLVSPPVLGAGPA; this is translated from the coding sequence ATGAGCGGGCGACACCGCTGGAACGGCTACACGCACCAGGAACTGTACGAGAAGATCAATGTGGGGCCGGGGCCGTCGGCTTCGGAGGCGTCAGCGGACCGCTGGCTGGCCGTCGCGCGCGCATTGACCGTGATCAGCGCCGATGTGCAGCGCGCCATCGCCAAGTCCGGCCCTCGTTGGACGGGAGCGGCGGCCGACGGCACCAGGGCGGGTCTGCAACCGCTGGGCCAGTGGGCGATCGAGGCACGCGGCAGCGCCGAGACGATGCGGGCGGCCGCGGAACGGCAGGCGGAGAACATCAGCAAGGCGCGGGCGGACATGCCCGCACCGGTCGCGGCTCCGACCGGGCAGCCGACCGAAGCGAGCGGGCTGTCCGCGTTGTTCAGCGGCCAGATCGACTTCGAGATCCGGGAGGCGCTCAGCGAGGCTGCCGAGGAACGGGCGTTCGAGGTGATGACCAACTACGAGATCAGCACCGCGGGCATCACCGGCTCGCTCACGCCGTTCACCAGACCGCCGGACGTCGTGATCGCCCCGCAGGAGATCGTGCGCGGCGACGGCGCCTACATCCCCTCGGCACGTTCCGGCACGTCCACACCGACCGGCCGAGGCACCCCTGCCACTCGGCGGGCGCCGACGAGCACCCGTGCGCCCGGTGGGCGGGCACCTGCGAGCAGGACGCCCGCGTCCGGTGCGGGATCGGAACGGCGTGCCGTGACGCGCAACGGTCCGGTGACCGCGCCTAGGTCAGGTCACGTCGGAGCGCCCGCCCAGCACGGCGCGGCCCCGCAGGGCACGCCGTCGGGCGCAGGCTCGGCCTCCCCGCAGCAGTCGGCGCCCCGTGCCGCCCTCGTCTCGCCGACCTCGGTGTCGCTCGGCGGACCGACGGCGTCCATCGCCCCGTCGGCCGTCGTCCCGACCGGCTGGCAGGCAGGCGCAGGCGTCGCGGTGATTCCACAGGCGCGAGTGGACGATGAGCCGCCCTCGCCGAACGGCCACCCCGTCGTCGAGGCCCAGCACAGATACCTGGAGTCCACTGGAGACATGTTCGGCGAAAGCTTCCTGGTCAGCCCGCCGGTCCTCGGCGCAGGACCGGCGTGA
- a CDS encoding ESX secretion-associated protein EspG: MTEVDHDQTPASIDLTALEFDVLWEHLRPGRMPLAVKVPSPGRTHEERTRLAMGVWSSLAERALGRPGALDEALVALITALGRPDVELDGRLWLGGREIRVIAAISGETGVRAVLDGGTLSLTPVVRTGLTRAVLDVLPARPPGLGSSVTLRSVDLDHAARAAGHDPDALTRLLTGTDLRASDAQTLGNMVRTAGDRGQFGSAARNAWGRRLRAPRVVAFFDTPSGRYLQSRREAPDGTEWSTVAPAGIRMLHHQVEELLTEPVEQPAEFPLFVS, from the coding sequence GTGACCGAAGTGGATCACGATCAGACTCCAGCGTCGATCGATCTGACGGCGCTGGAGTTCGACGTGCTGTGGGAACACCTGCGGCCGGGTCGGATGCCGCTGGCCGTCAAGGTCCCCTCCCCCGGCCGGACGCACGAGGAGCGGACCAGACTGGCGATGGGGGTCTGGTCCTCGCTGGCCGAGCGCGCGCTGGGCAGACCGGGAGCGCTGGACGAAGCGCTGGTCGCACTGATCACCGCGCTGGGCAGACCCGATGTCGAATTGGACGGCAGGCTCTGGCTGGGCGGCCGCGAGATCCGGGTGATCGCGGCGATCTCCGGGGAGACCGGCGTGCGGGCCGTCCTCGACGGCGGGACGCTGAGCCTGACACCGGTCGTCCGAACAGGACTGACCAGGGCCGTGCTCGACGTGCTGCCCGCCCGACCGCCCGGTCTCGGCAGCTCGGTCACCCTGCGCAGCGTCGATCTCGATCACGCGGCCCGCGCGGCGGGACACGACCCGGACGCGCTGACTCGCCTGCTGACCGGAACGGACCTGCGGGCGTCCGATGCCCAGACGCTGGGGAACATGGTGCGCACCGCAGGGGATCGCGGCCAGTTCGGCTCGGCGGCCCGCAACGCGTGGGGGCGACGGCTGCGTGCACCCAGGGTGGTGGCCTTCTTCGACACACCGAGCGGCCGGTACCTCCAGTCACGCCGCGAGGCGCCCGACGGCACCGAGTGGAGCACCGTGGCACCTGCGGGCATCCGCATGCTTCATCACCAGGTCGAGGAACTGCTCACCGAGCCGGTCGAACAGCCTGCGGAGTTCCCGCTCTTCGTCTCCTGA
- the glpD gene encoding glycerol-3-phosphate dehydrogenase encodes METGALTPAERRRNWSRLGSDSFDVVVVGGGVTGAGVALDAATRGMRVALVEARDLASGTSSRSSKLFHGGLRYLEQLEFGLVREALRERELMLTRLAPHLVKPVPFLYPLSHRLWERPYTAAGLLLYDTMGGARSVPGQKHLTRAGALRLFPALKRNALIGGIRYFDSQADDARHTMTVARTAAHYGAVVRTSTQVVGFLREADRVSGVRVRDVETGDEVDVTAQVVVNATGVWTDELQQLSGSRGRFRVKASKGVHIVVPRDRIVAEAGLILRTEKSVLFVIPWRNHWIIGTTDTEWNLDLAHPAATKNDIDYILEHVNRVLATPLVPEDIEGVYAGLRPLLTGESEDTSKLSREHAVARVAPGLVAIAGGKYTTYRVMAADAVDAVAVDLPGRSAPSITDKVPLLGADGYHALVNQADQLAARHGLHPYRVRHLLDRYGSLIHQVLAQAKGRPELLRPIPSAPDYLQVEVVYAAGHEGALHLEDVLTRRTRISIEYPHRGIECAESVARLMGEVLGWDDARVAEEVRIYTARVDAERDSQSQPDDQAADARRSAAPEARPEIQEPT; translated from the coding sequence ATGGAGACGGGGGCGCTCACGCCCGCCGAACGACGTCGAAACTGGTCCCGGCTCGGGTCGGACTCTTTCGACGTCGTGGTGGTCGGCGGTGGTGTGACCGGCGCGGGCGTCGCGCTCGACGCGGCGACCAGGGGCATGCGCGTCGCGCTGGTCGAGGCTCGTGATCTGGCGTCGGGTACCTCGAGCCGGTCGAGCAAGCTCTTCCACGGCGGCCTCCGATACCTTGAACAGCTTGAATTCGGCCTCGTCCGCGAGGCGCTGCGCGAGCGCGAGCTGATGCTGACCAGGCTCGCCCCCCACCTCGTCAAGCCGGTGCCGTTCCTGTACCCGTTGAGCCACCGGCTCTGGGAACGTCCCTACACCGCCGCCGGACTGCTCCTCTACGACACGATGGGCGGCGCCCGCTCCGTGCCTGGTCAGAAGCACCTGACCAGGGCGGGAGCGCTGCGGCTGTTCCCCGCGCTCAAGCGCAACGCCTTGATCGGCGGCATCCGGTACTTCGACAGCCAGGCCGACGACGCACGGCACACGATGACCGTCGCCAGGACTGCGGCGCACTACGGCGCGGTGGTACGAACGTCGACGCAGGTGGTGGGCTTCCTCCGCGAGGCGGACCGGGTCTCCGGGGTGCGCGTGCGCGACGTGGAGACCGGCGATGAGGTCGACGTGACCGCGCAGGTGGTCGTCAACGCCACCGGGGTGTGGACCGACGAGCTTCAGCAGCTCTCGGGCAGCCGGGGTCGGTTCCGGGTCAAGGCCAGCAAGGGCGTGCACATCGTCGTCCCGCGCGACCGCATCGTGGCCGAGGCAGGGCTGATCCTGCGGACCGAGAAGTCCGTGCTTTTCGTCATCCCCTGGCGCAACCACTGGATCATCGGCACCACCGACACCGAGTGGAATCTCGACCTCGCGCACCCGGCGGCGACCAAGAACGACATCGACTACATCCTCGAACACGTGAACCGGGTGCTGGCGACGCCGCTGGTGCCCGAGGACATCGAAGGCGTCTACGCCGGGCTTCGTCCGCTGCTCACGGGGGAGAGCGAGGACACCTCGAAGCTCTCGCGAGAGCACGCCGTGGCCCGCGTCGCGCCCGGTCTGGTCGCCATCGCAGGCGGCAAGTACACCACCTATCGTGTGATGGCGGCCGATGCGGTCGACGCCGTGGCGGTCGACCTGCCCGGTCGCAGCGCCCCGTCGATCACCGACAAGGTCCCGCTGCTGGGGGCCGACGGCTACCACGCCCTGGTGAACCAGGCCGACCAGCTCGCCGCTCGACACGGCCTGCACCCGTATCGGGTGCGTCACCTGCTCGATCGCTACGGCTCGCTGATCCACCAGGTGTTGGCGCAGGCCAAGGGCCGCCCGGAGTTGCTGCGGCCGATTCCCTCAGCGCCGGACTATCTCCAGGTCGAGGTGGTCTACGCCGCCGGGCACGAGGGCGCGCTGCACCTGGAGGACGTGCTCACTCGGCGGACGAGGATCTCTATCGAGTACCCGCATCGCGGGATCGAGTGCGCCGAGTCGGTGGCACGGCTGATGGGCGAGGTGCTCGGTTGGGACGACGCGAGGGTGGCCGAGGAGGTTCGGATCTACACCGCCCGGGTCGACGCGGAACGAGACTCGCAGAGCCAGCCCGACGACCAGGCCGCCGACGCGCGGCGCTCCGCAGCGCCGGAGGCGAGACCGGAGATCCAGGAACCGACCTGA
- a CDS encoding MIP/aquaporin family protein — MGFAEIFVWEMLGTATLILLGAGVVANVNLRRTLGFGGGWLLIAFGWGFAVFVGASVADPSGGHINPAVTLGQAIAGNTSWSALPAYWSAQFVGAFIGAVLCWLAYKLQFDTHDKPQDTLGIFATGPTVDNKVWNTVTEVIATFVLLLWILLSPAASEGPDGTVFGNAALGYAGVAFLVVAIGSSLGGPTGYAINPARDLGPRIAYAVLPIKGKGTPNWGYSWVPVVGPLIGAALAALTYLALPI; from the coding sequence ATGGGTTTTGCGGAGATCTTCGTCTGGGAGATGCTCGGCACGGCCACTCTCATCCTGTTGGGTGCGGGTGTCGTGGCGAACGTCAATCTGAGGAGAACACTGGGGTTCGGGGGCGGATGGCTCCTGATCGCCTTCGGCTGGGGCTTCGCCGTGTTCGTCGGTGCGAGCGTCGCCGATCCGAGCGGCGGGCACATCAACCCGGCGGTCACCCTCGGGCAGGCCATCGCGGGAAACACCTCGTGGAGCGCACTGCCCGCATACTGGTCGGCGCAGTTCGTCGGCGCGTTCATCGGCGCCGTCCTGTGCTGGCTCGCCTACAAGCTTCAGTTCGACACCCATGACAAGCCCCAGGACACCCTCGGGATCTTCGCGACCGGCCCGACCGTGGACAACAAGGTCTGGAACACCGTCACCGAGGTCATCGCCACGTTCGTCCTGCTGCTCTGGATTCTGCTGAGCCCGGCAGCGTCGGAGGGCCCGGACGGCACGGTGTTCGGCAACGCCGCGCTCGGCTACGCCGGGGTGGCCTTCCTCGTGGTCGCCATCGGCTCGTCGCTCGGCGGTCCGACGGGATACGCCATCAACCCGGCTCGTGACCTGGGACCTCGGATCGCCTACGCGGTGCTGCCGATCAAGGGCAAAGGCACCCCGAACTGGGGGTACTCGTGGGTTCCGGTGGTCGGCCCGCTGATCGGCGCCGCGCTCGCGGCGCTGACCTACCTGGCACTGCCGATCTGA
- the glpK gene encoding glycerol kinase GlpK produces the protein MAKYVAAIDQGTTSTRCMIFDHAGRVVAVDQREHEQIFPKAGWVEHDPEEIWRNTRQVCAGALANGDLVEADIAAVGITNQRETTVVWDRKTGKPVYNAIVWQDTRTNRIIEQLGALGGGQERYRSVTGLPLATYFAGPKVKWILDNVEGARARAEAGDLLLGTMDTWVLWNATGGVDGGLHLTDVTNASRTLLMNLDTLSWDPEIAAEMGIPLSMLPEIRSSSEVYGQIRERGALAGLPIAGILGDQQAATFGQACLSPGEAKNTYGTGNFLLLNTGTEKVMSQNGLLTTVCYKIGDADTVYALEGSIAVTGSLVQWLRDNLGMIGSAAEIERLAGGVEDNGGAYFVPAFSGLFAPYWRSDARGAIVGLTRFVNKGHLARAVLEATAFQSREVIDAMNADSGVALTSLKVDGGMVVNELLMQFQADILGVPVIRPVVNETTALGAAYAAGLAVGFWGSEDDIRQNWAQDKQWDPELDAESREKHYKSWKKAVTKTFDWVDEED, from the coding sequence ATGGCGAAGTACGTGGCCGCGATCGACCAGGGCACCACCTCCACCCGGTGCATGATCTTCGATCACGCGGGCCGGGTGGTCGCGGTGGATCAGCGCGAGCACGAGCAGATCTTTCCCAAGGCGGGCTGGGTCGAGCACGACCCGGAGGAGATCTGGCGCAACACCCGTCAGGTGTGCGCGGGGGCGCTCGCCAACGGAGACCTCGTCGAGGCCGACATCGCGGCGGTGGGCATCACCAACCAGCGTGAGACCACCGTGGTCTGGGACCGCAAGACCGGGAAGCCGGTCTACAACGCGATCGTCTGGCAGGACACGAGAACCAACCGGATCATCGAGCAGCTCGGCGCCCTCGGCGGCGGCCAGGAGCGCTACCGCTCGGTGACCGGACTGCCGTTGGCGACGTACTTCGCGGGTCCGAAGGTCAAGTGGATCCTCGACAACGTCGAGGGGGCCAGGGCACGCGCCGAGGCCGGTGATCTGCTGCTGGGCACGATGGACACCTGGGTGCTCTGGAACGCCACCGGCGGTGTCGACGGCGGGCTGCACCTCACCGATGTCACCAACGCCTCGCGCACGCTGCTGATGAACCTGGACACGCTCTCCTGGGACCCCGAGATCGCCGCCGAGATGGGCATCCCGCTCTCGATGCTGCCGGAGATCCGCTCGTCCTCGGAGGTCTACGGCCAGATCCGGGAGCGCGGCGCACTGGCCGGGCTGCCCATCGCGGGCATCCTCGGCGACCAGCAGGCCGCCACCTTCGGGCAGGCCTGTCTGAGCCCCGGCGAGGCGAAGAACACCTACGGCACCGGCAACTTCCTGCTGCTCAACACCGGTACCGAGAAGGTGATGAGCCAGAACGGGCTGCTCACCACCGTCTGCTACAAGATCGGCGACGCCGACACCGTCTACGCGTTGGAAGGCTCCATCGCCGTGACCGGCTCGCTGGTCCAGTGGCTGCGAGACAACCTCGGGATGATCGGCTCCGCCGCCGAGATCGAACGGCTGGCAGGCGGGGTGGAGGACAACGGCGGCGCCTACTTCGTCCCGGCGTTCTCCGGGCTGTTCGCGCCGTACTGGCGGTCCGACGCCAGAGGGGCGATCGTCGGGCTCACGCGGTTCGTCAACAAGGGGCACCTGGCCAGGGCCGTGCTGGAGGCGACGGCGTTCCAGTCCCGCGAGGTGATCGATGCGATGAACGCCGACTCCGGCGTGGCGCTCACCTCGCTGAAGGTCGACGGCGGCATGGTCGTCAACGAGCTGCTGATGCAGTTCCAGGCCGACATCCTGGGCGTCCCGGTCATCCGGCCGGTGGTCAACGAGACCACCGCGCTCGGCGCCGCCTATGCGGCGGGGCTCGCCGTCGGCTTCTGGGGAAGCGAGGACGACATCCGCCAGAACTGGGCCCAGGACAAGCAGTGGGACCCCGAGCTGGACGCGGAGAGCAGGGAGAAGCACTACAAGAGCTGGAAGAAGGCCGTCACCAAGACCTTCGACTGGGTCGACGAGGAGGACTAG
- a CDS encoding NAD(P)H-quinone dehydrogenase codes for MTRIVIMGGGPAGYEAALVAAPHGAEVTVIEQDNIGGACVLYDCVPSKTFIASASARSTARSAGQLGIDTVRGEVGVDLPVVHGRVKGLALAQSADLRARMRRENIRLISGRARFDDVVTGLAAHRIVVDQPDGSTMVLEADVVLISTGANPRILPGAEPDGERILDWRQIYDLPELPEHLVVIGSGVTGVEFASAYTEMGVKVTMVSSRDRVLPHEDADAAAVLEEVFADRGTAVVKHARAESVQRTANGVLVRLQDGRTVEGSHALLTVGSVPNTADLGLERIGITPNSSGHIPVDRVSRTSAPGVYAAGDCTGVLLLASVAAMQGRIAMYHALGEAVNPIKLKTVASNVFTNPEIATVGISHQRIDSGEVPARKITLPLATNPRAKMEGLRWGFVKLYCRPATGVVIGGVVVARNASELILPIALAVQSQLTVDHLAETFSVYPSLTGSITEAGRQLMRHDDLD; via the coding sequence TTGACGCGCATCGTGATCATGGGTGGAGGCCCGGCGGGATACGAGGCAGCGCTGGTCGCGGCGCCGCATGGCGCCGAGGTCACGGTCATCGAGCAGGACAACATCGGCGGCGCGTGCGTGCTGTACGACTGCGTGCCGTCCAAGACCTTCATCGCCTCGGCGTCGGCCCGCAGCACGGCCCGCAGCGCGGGCCAGCTCGGCATCGACACCGTGCGGGGCGAGGTCGGCGTCGACCTCCCAGTTGTACACGGTCGGGTGAAGGGCCTTGCCCTGGCGCAGTCCGCAGACCTCCGGGCGCGGATGCGGCGCGAGAACATCCGGCTGATCTCGGGTCGTGCCCGGTTCGACGACGTGGTCACCGGCCTGGCCGCGCACCGCATCGTGGTGGACCAGCCGGACGGCAGCACGATGGTCCTGGAGGCCGACGTGGTGCTGATCTCGACCGGAGCGAACCCGAGAATCCTGCCCGGTGCCGAGCCCGACGGCGAGCGCATCCTGGACTGGCGGCAGATCTACGACCTCCCCGAACTGCCGGAACACCTGGTGGTGATCGGCTCCGGGGTCACCGGCGTGGAGTTCGCCTCGGCCTACACCGAGATGGGTGTCAAGGTCACCATGGTCTCCAGTCGGGACCGCGTGCTGCCGCACGAGGACGCCGACGCCGCCGCCGTGCTGGAGGAGGTCTTCGCGGATCGCGGAACAGCGGTGGTCAAGCACGCCAGGGCCGAGTCGGTGCAGCGCACCGCGAACGGCGTGCTCGTCCGGCTCCAGGACGGCCGCACGGTCGAGGGCAGCCATGCGCTGCTCACCGTCGGCTCGGTGCCCAACACCGCCGACCTCGGCCTGGAGCGGATCGGGATCACGCCGAACTCTTCTGGTCACATCCCGGTCGACCGGGTCTCCCGGACCTCGGCGCCGGGGGTGTACGCGGCGGGTGACTGCACGGGCGTCCTGCTGCTGGCCTCGGTGGCCGCCATGCAGGGCCGGATCGCGATGTACCACGCCCTCGGCGAGGCCGTGAACCCGATCAAGCTCAAGACCGTCGCCTCGAACGTCTTCACCAACCCGGAGATCGCCACGGTCGGCATCAGCCATCAGCGGATCGACTCGGGAGAGGTCCCGGCGCGCAAGATCACCCTGCCGCTGGCGACGAACCCGCGCGCGAAGATGGAGGGCCTGCGCTGGGGCTTCGTGAAGCTGTACTGCCGCCCGGCGACCGGAGTGGTGATCGGCGGCGTCGTGGTGGCGCGCAATGCCAGCGAACTCATCCTGCCGATCGCTCTGGCCGTGCAGAGCCAGTTGACGGTCGACCACCTCGCGGAGACCTTCTCGGTGTATCCCTCGTTGACCGGGTCGATCACCGAGGCGGGCCGACAGCTCATGCGCCACGACGACCTGGACTGA
- a CDS encoding gamma-glutamylcyclotransferase, whose amino-acid sequence MPLYAAYGSNMDPCQMMERAPHSPMAGTGWLAGWRLTFGGEDLGWEGALATIVEDPDSQVFVVLYDVSAEDEKQLDRWEGSELWMHRKVRLRVDTLERSTLAWFYVLDAYEGGLPSARYLGVIADAAEAAGAPTEYPTELRKRPCTGIGP is encoded by the coding sequence GTGCCGCTCTACGCCGCGTACGGATCGAACATGGATCCGTGCCAGATGATGGAGCGAGCCCCGCACTCGCCGATGGCGGGCACCGGATGGCTCGCGGGATGGCGACTGACCTTCGGCGGGGAAGACCTCGGCTGGGAAGGGGCCCTGGCGACCATCGTCGAGGACCCGGACTCGCAGGTCTTCGTCGTCCTCTATGACGTCAGCGCCGAGGACGAGAAGCAGCTCGATCGCTGGGAGGGGTCGGAGCTGTGGATGCACCGCAAGGTGAGACTCCGGGTGGACACCCTGGAGCGGTCGACGCTGGCGTGGTTCTACGTGCTGGACGCCTATGAGGGCGGGCTGCCCTCGGCGCGATACCTCGGGGTCATCGCCGACGCGGCGGAGGCGGCGGGCGCACCCACCGAGTACCCGACCGAGCTGCGCAAGCGACCCTGCACCGGCATCGGTCCCTGA